A single genomic interval of Puntigrus tetrazona isolate hp1 chromosome 1, ASM1883169v1, whole genome shotgun sequence harbors:
- the abca1a gene encoding phospholipid-transporting ATPase ABCA1a isoform X1: MAVSTQLGLLLWKNFTYRRRQTIQLLIEIVWPLFIFFILISVRLHYPPYEQHECHFPNKAMPSAGTLPWVQGIICNANNPCFRYPTPGETPGVVGNFNDSIISRLFTDAKKILLYSQHDKSFEGFKGLVRALRKLQRNTEGFKLKDFLRDNETLSEFLEKNATLPKHAVRQIVEANINLEKVLIKGFGVHLRDLCNTTSLEDFVTIADKDVSQLTQNIICQSSAEWLNGAESHFLSNLDFLKPIRKDVKSDPKIIQDVSIATDSLLESLGALTVELASMKSWRDMRNEILYLTGNSTQSPNHMYQAVSRIVCGHPEGGGLKIKSLNWYEDNNYKALFGNYGNDSDGEPASVYDNSSTPYCNSLMKGLESSPISRMIWRALKPLLMGKILYTPDTPATQRIIQEVNKTFQELGVLRDLGGMWEEMRPKIWNFMENSEEMDLVRTLLQNNASARFFNAKLSGTDWQVEDISSFLSKASEDRRPHASAYTWREVFNETDQAIQTISRFMECVNLDKLEPVANEERLVNKSMRLLDDRKFWAGIVFPDMQANTSDLPPNVNYKIRMDIDNVERTNKIKDGYWDPGPRADPFEDLRYVWGGFSYLQDVIEHGIIRALTGSKEKTGVYIQQMPYPCYVDDIFLRVMSRSMPLFMTLAWMYSVAIIIKGVVYEKEARLKETMRIMGLDNGILWLSWFISSLIPLLISAALLVLILKMGNLLPYSDPGVVYLFLTSFAVVTIMQCFLISTLFSRANLAAACGGIIYFTLYLPYVLCVAWQDYVGFGAKVVVSLLSPVAFGFGCECFALFEEQGVGIQWRNLLSSPMQEDSYSLTTSISLMLFDSVLYAIMTWYIEAVFPGQYGIPRRWYFPFTKSYWCGEKCGGITSAQTNKKENAEAVCIEEEPAHLDPGVYIENLMKVYSNGKLAVDGLTLGFYEGQITSFLGHNGAGKTTTMSILTGLFPPTSGTAYIQGKDIRTDLNTIRQNLGVCPQHNVLFSMLTVEEHIWFYARLKGLSEDKVKSEMQQIVMDLGLPHKRKSRTNQLSGGMQRKLSVALAFVGGSKVVILDEPTAGVDPYARRGIWDLLLKYRQGRTIILSTHHMDEADILGDRIAIISHGKLCCVGSSLFLKTQLGTGYYLTLVKKDFDLSASSCRTSSSTVSYSKASLKKEDSVSESSSDAGLGSDHESETTTIDISLISNVIFKHVPTARLVEDLGHEITYVLPYESAKDGAFVELFHEIDDRLTDLGISSYGISDTTLEEIFLKVAEDNGVDAEMSDGILPRRNRRHAFGDHQSCLKPFTEDDFDFNDSEGDPESRETDWLGGADGKGSYQVKGWSLKRQQFVALLWKRFLYARRSRKGFFAQIVLPAVFVCIALVFSLIVPPFGKYPSLALEPSMYEEQFSFISNDAPEDRHTNKLLEALMDNPVYNEQCIDKKNAASNPCSFKDGEWMVPEISETVQDLFVKGNWSMENPSPLCECSCEGRKKMLPECPPGAGGLPPPQIKVTTNETLQNLTGRNISDYLVKTYAQIIGKNLKNKLWVNEFRYGGFSLGARSSQALPSGDEITDAISHIRNRFSLQTGTAADRFLGSLSTFIRGLDTKNNVKIWFNNKGWHSIGAFLNVMNNGVLRANLPAGLDRSKFGIKAFNHPLNLTKEQLSQVALMTTSVDVLVSICVIFAMSFVPASFVVFLIQERVNKAKHMQFISGVQPFLYWLANFVWDMCNYIVPATLVIIIFVCFQQEAYVSSTNLPVLALLLLLYGWSITPLMYPASFFFKIPSTAYVVLTSVNILIGINGSVSTFVLELFGSNEIGGINDILKNVFLIFPHFCLGRGLIDMVKNQAMADALERFGENRFRSPLAWDMVGKNLFAMAIEGVIFFCITVLIQYRFCIKARPVSTKLKPIGEEDEDVARERQRILCGGGQTDILELKQLTKVYKRKQKPAVDRLCVGIPPGECFGLLGVNGAGKTSTFKMLTGDSVVTSGEAYLAGKSVLKEIDEVHQNMGYCPQFDAINDLLTGREHLEFYAILRGVPEKEVCEVADWGIRKLGLMKYVDKAAGSYSGGNMRKLSTAMALIGGPPVVFLDEPTTGMDPKARRALWNCILSIIKEGRSVVLTSHSMEECEALCTRMAIMVNGRFRCLGSVQHLKNKFGDGYTIILRVAGADPQLEPVMEFIERELPGSTLKEKHRNMLQYQLPSSLTSLARIFSLLSKNKEQLHIEDYSVSQTTLDQVFVNFAKDQSDEDHLKDISMNKNDAIVDISHLNAFLIDEKAKETVV, encoded by the exons ATGGCTGTCTCCACTCAGTTGGGTTTGCTGTTGTGGAAGAACTTCACTTACCGCCGGAGACAGACT attCAGCTGCTGATCGAGATCGTATGGCCACTCTTCATCTTTTTCATCTTGATATCTGTCAGACTCCACTATCCTCCATACGAGCAACACGAAT GCCACTTTCCCAACAAGGCCATGCCCTCTGCAGGGACTTTACCCTGGGTGCAGGGCATCATCTGCAATGCCAACAACCCCTGCTTTCGTTACCCCACCCCTGGAGAGACCCCCGGAGTGGTGGGCAACTTCAATGACTCCAT CATCTCCCGACTGTTCACCGATGCCAAGAAAATTCTCCTCTACAGCCAACACGACAAGAGCTTCGAAGGCTTCAAAGGACTTGTTCGGGCGCTGAGGAAACTGCAGAGAAACACCGAAG GGTTCAAGCTGAAGGACTTCCTCCGTGATAATGAAACGTTGTCTGAGTTTCTGGAGAAAAACGCTACCCTGCCCAAGCATGCTGTGAGACAGATAGTGGAGGCTAACATCAACTTGGAGAAG GTGCTTATTAAAGGCTTCGGCGTTCATCTCAGAGACCTGTGCAATACCACGTCTCTGGAGGATTTCGTGACTATAGCCGATAAGGACGTGTCTCAGCTGACGCAGAACATCATCTGTCAGTCGTCCGCTGAGTGGCTGAACGGCGCAGAGAGCCACTTCCTGTCCAACCTGGACTTCCTGAAGCCAATACGG AAAGATGTCAAGTCTGACCCGAAGATTATCCAAGACGTGTCTATAGCAACAGACAGTCTGCTGGAGAGTTTGGGAGCATTAACGGTGGAG ctCGCGAGCATGAAGAGCTGGCGGGACATGCGCAACGAGATCCTGTACCTGACGGGCAACAGCACGCAGTCCCCCAACCACATGTACCAGGCCGTGTCCCGCATCGTCTGCGGTCACCCGGAGGGCGGAGGCCTGAAGATCAAGTCCCTCAACTGGTACGAGGACAACAACTACAAGGCCCTGTTCGGGAACTACGGCAATGACAGCGACGGCGAGCCCGCCTCCGTTTACGACAACTCCTCCA cACCCTACTGCAACAGCCTGATGAAGGGCCTGGAGTCCAGTCCCATATCCCGCATGATCTGGAGGGCTCTGAAGCCGCTGCTCATGGGCAAGATCTTGTACACCCCTGACACCCCCGCCACGCAGAGGATCATACAAGAG GTCAATAAGACGTTTCAGGAGCTCGGTGTTCTCAGAGACCTCGGAGGCATGTGGGAAGAGATGAGACCCAAAATCTGGAACTTCATGGAGAACAGTGAGGAGATGGACCTCGTTCGG ACGCTCCTCCAGAACAACGCCAGCGCTCGCTTCTTCAACGCCAAGCTGAGCGGCACCGACTGGCAAGTGGAGGACATATCCAGCTTTCTGTCCAAGGCTTCGGAGGACAGGCGCCCCCATGCTTCGGCGTACACGTGGCGGGAAGTGTTCAACGAGACGGACCAGGCCATCCAGACCATCTCGCGATTCATGGAG TGCGTGAACCTGGACAAGCTGGAGCCGGTGGCTAACGAGGAGCGCTTGGTGAACAAGTCCATGCGTCTGCTGGACGACCGCAAGTTCTGGGCTGGGATAGTGTTTCCTGACATGCAGGCCAACACGTCCGATCTGCCGCCCAACGTCAACTACAAGATCCGCATGGACATCGATAACGTGGAGCGCACCAACAAGATCAAGGACGG GTACTGGGATCCCGGTCCTCGAGCGGACCCGTTTGAAGACCTCAGGTACGTCTGGGGAGGCTTCTCTTACCTTCAGGACGTCATCGAACACGGCATCATACGAGCTCTGACCGGCAGCAAGGAGAAAACCGGGGTTTACATCCAGCAGATGCCTTATCCCTGCTACGTGGACGACAT TTTCCTGCGGGTAATGAGCCGCTCAATGCCTCTGTTTATGACTCTGGCCTGGATGTACTCGGTGGCCATCATCATCAAGGGTGTAGTGTACGAGAAGGAAGCCCGGCTCAAGGAGACCATGAGGATTATGGGCCTGGATAACGGTATATTGTGGCTGAGCTGGTTCATCAGTAGTCTGATCCCGCTGCTCATCAGCGCCGCCCTGCTGGTGCTCATCCTGAAG ATGGGGAATCTGCTGCCGTACAGCGATCCTGGCGTCGTCTACTTGTTCCTGACCTCGTTTGCGGTCGTGACCATCATGCAGTGTTTCTTGATCAGCACGCTCTTCTCCCGCGCTAACCTCGCCGCGGCCTGCGGGGGCATCATATACTTCACCCTTTACCTTCCCTATGTGCTGTGCGTGGCCTGGCAGGACTACGTCGGCTTTGGAGCCAAAGTTGTAGTG AGCCTCTTGTCTCCGGTGGCGTTCGGCTTCGGCTGTGAGTGCTTCGCTCTGTTCGAGGAGCAGGGAGTGGGCATCCAGTGGAGGAACCTGCTCTCCAGCCCCATGCAGGAGGACAGCTACAGTCTCACCACGTCCATCTCGCTCATGCTCTTCGACTCTGTGCTGTACGCCATCATGACCTGGTACATTGAAGCTGTGTTTCCAG GTCAGTACGGCATCCCACGACGCTGGTACTTCCCCTTCACCAAGTCTTACTGGTGTGGAGAGAAATGTGGCGGGATTACATCAGCGCAGActaacaagaaagaaaatgctgaaG CTGTGTGCATTGAAGAAGAACCGGCTCACCTGGATCCGGGTGTTTACATCGAGAACCTGATGAAGGTTTACAGCAACGGCAAACTGGCGGTGGACGGTTTGACTCTGGGTTTTTATGAGGGTCAGATCACCTCCTTCCTGGGTCACAACGGCGCTGGGAAAACCACAACCAT GTCTATCCTCACCGGCCTGTTTCCACCCACCTCGGGCACCGCTTACATCCAGGGCAAAGACATCCGCACCGATCTGAACACTATACGCCAAAACCTGGGCGTCTGTCCGCAGCACAATGTCCTGTTTAGCAT GCTCACCGTGGAGGAGCACATCTGGTTTTATGCTCGTCTGAAGGGTCTGTCTGAGGACAAGGTGAAGTCGGAGATGCAGCagatcgtgatggacctcggcCTGCCTCATAAACGCAAATCTCGCACAAACCAGCTCTCGG GAGGAATGCAAAGGAAGTTATCAGTAGCGCTGGCGTTTGTTGGAGGGTCAAAGGTCGTGATCCTGGATGAGCCCACCGCCGGAGTCGACCCTTACGCTCGCCGGGGCATCTGGGACCTGCTGCTCAAGTATCGCCAAG GACGCACGATTATCCTGTCCACCCACCACATGGACGAAGCTGACATCCTCGGGGATCGCATCGCCATCATCTCCCACGGGAAGCTGTGCTGTGTGGGCTCCTCTCTGTTCCTCAAGACCCAGCTGGGAACGGGATACTACCTGACTCTGGTGAAGAAGGACTTCGATCTGTCGGCCAGCTCCTGCCGTACCTCCAGCAGCACCGTGTCCTACTCCAAAGCTAGCCTCAAGAAG GAGGACAGTGTATCCGAGAGCAGCTCTGACGCTGGACTGGGCAGCGACCACGAAAGTGAAACCACCACCATAG ACATCTCCTTGATCTCCAATGTGATTTTCAAGCACGTTCCTACAGCCAGACTGGTTGAAGATCTGGGTCACGAGATCACTTACGTGCTGCCTTACGAGTCCGCCAAAGACGGAGCGTTTGTGGAGCTCTTCCATGAGATCGACGACCGGCTCACCGACCTCGGCATTTCAAGTTACGGCATCTCCGACACAACCCTGGAGGAG ATTTTCCTTAAAGTAGCAGAGGACAACGGTGTTGATGCTGAGATGTCAG ATGGGATTCTACCTCGCAGGAACCGCAGACACGCTTTCGGTGACCATCAGAGCTGCCTGAAGCCTTTCACTGAAGACGACTTTGATTTCAATGACTCAGAAGGTGATCCAG AATCTCGTGAGACGGACTGGTTGGGCGGCGCCGACGGTAAAGGTTCGTACCAGGTGAAGGGCTGGAGTCTGAAGAGACAGCAGTTTGTAGCTTTGCTCTGGAAACGTTTCCTGTACGCAAGGCGCTCCCGAAAAGGTTTCTTCGCTCAG ATTGTGCTTCCCGCTGTGTTCGTGTGCATCGCGCTGGTCTTCAGCCTCATTGTTCCTCCCTTCGGAAAATATCCCAGTCTTGCTCTGGAGCCCAGCATGTATGAGGAGCAGTTCTCCTTTATCAG CAATGATGCACCAGAGGACAGACACACGAACAAGCTGCTTGAAGCTCTGATGGACAATCCTGTTTACAATGAACAATGCATAGACAAGAAAAATGCTGC TAGCAATCCGTGTTCGTTCAAAGATGGAGAGTGGATGGTTCCAGAGATTTCCGAGACCGTTCAGGACTTATTTGTGAAAGGGAACTGGAGTATGGAAAACCCATCGCCTCTGTGCGAGTGCAGCTGTGAAGGAAGGAAGAAGATGCTTCCCGAGTGTCCTCCAGGAGCAGGGGGTCTGCCGCCGCCTCAG ATCAAAGTCACCACTAATGAAACCCTGCAGAATCTGACGGGCAGAAACATTTCAGACTACTTGGTGAAAACGTACGCGCAGATCATTGGGAAAAA CTTGAAGAACAAGCTCTGGGTCAACGAATTCAG GTATGGAGGATTCTCATTGGGTGCTAGGAGCTCTCAGGCCCTCCCCTCTGGCGATGAGATCACCGATGCCATCTCTCACATTCGTAACCGCTTCAGTCTTCAAACG GGAACCGCAGCTGACCGCTTTCTGGGAAGCCTGTCGACTTTCATCCGAGGTCTCGATACCAAGAACAACGTGAAG ATCTGGTTTAATAATAAGGGCTGGCACAGTATTGGAGCGTTCCTCAATGTCATGAACAATGGCGTCCTGCGAGCTAATCTGCCCGCGGGCCTGGACCGCTCCAAGTTCGGCATCAAAGCGTTCAACCATCCGCTCAACCTCACCAAAGAGCAGCTCTCACAGGTGGCGCT AATGACCACCTCAGTGGACGTGCTGGTGTCCATCTGCGTCATCTTCGCCATGTCCTTCGTCCCGGCCAGCTTTGTGGTGTTCCTCATCCAGGAGAGGGTGAATAAAGCCAAACACATGCAGTTCATCAGCGGAGTTCAGCCCTTCCTCTACTGGCTGGCCAACTTCGTGTGGGACATG TGCAACTACATTGTCCCGGCGACTCTGGTCATCATCATCTTCGTCTGTTTCCAGCAAGAGGCCTACGTGTCCTCCACCAATCTTCCTGTTCTCGCCCTCCTGCTGTTGCTCTATGG GTGGTCCATAACACCCCTGATGTACCCGGCATCGTTCTTCTTTAAGATTCCCAGTACAGCATATGTGGTTTTGACCAGCGTTAACATCCTGATCGGAATAAATGGCAGCGTGTCCACGTTCGTCCTGGAGCTTTTCGGCAGCAAC gagaTCGGTGGCATCAACGACATCTTGAAGAACGTGTTCCTGATCTTCCCTCACTTCTGTCTGGGCAGAGGACTCATCGACATGGTGAAGAACCAAGCCATGGCAGACGCTCTGGAGAGATTCG GCGAGAATCGCTTCCGCTCTCCTCTGGCGTGGGACATGGTGGGGAAGAATCTCTTTGCCATGGCCATAGAAGGCGTTATTTTCTTCTGCATCACCGTCCTTATCCAGTACCGTTTCTGCATCAAGGCCAG GCCGGTCAGCACTAAACTTAAGCCGATCggagaggaggatgaggatgtgGCCAGAGAGAGGCAGAGGATCTTGTGCGGAGGAGGACAGACTGATATCCTGGAGCTCAAACAGCTCACCAAg GTTTATAAGAGAAAGCAGAAGCCAGCTGTAGACAGACTGTGTGTGGGCATCCCACCGGGAGAG TGTTTTGGTTTGCTCGGCGTGAACGGAGCTGGAAAGACGAGCACCTTCAAGATGCTCACAGGAGATTCTGTTGTCACTAGCGGAGAGGCCTACTTGGCAGGAAAGAG CGTGCTGAAAGAGATCGATGAAGTGCATCAGAACATGGGCTACTGTCCGCAGTTCGATGCCATCAACGACCTGCTGACCGGACGAGAACATCTGGAGTTTTACGCCATCCTGCGGGGCGTCCCGGAGAAGGAAGTGTGCGAG GTGGCGGATTGGGGCATTCGTAAACTGGGCCTGATGAAATATGTGGATAAAGCCGCAGGAAGCTACAGCGGGGGGAACATGAGGAAGCTCTCCACCGCCATGGCGCTCATCGGAGGACCGCCAGTCGTTTTCTTG GACGAGCCCACCACTGGGATGGACCCCAAAGCCCGGCGGGCCCTGTGGAACTGCATCCTCAGCATCATTAAAGAGGGTCGCTCGGTCGTCCTGACCTCGcacag TATGGAGGAGTGTGAAGCGCTCTGCACTCGCATGGCCATCATGGTGAACGGCAGGTTCCGCTGCCTGGGCAGCGTGCAGCACTTGAAGAACAA GTTCGGTGACGGGTACACCATCATCCTGCGGGTGGCGGGGGCCGATCCGCAGCTGGAGCCGGTGATGGAGTTCATCGAGCGGGAGCTGCCGGGCAGCACCCTGAAGGAGAAGCACAGGAACATGCTGCAGTACCAGCTGCCCTCGTCGCTCACGTCCCTCGCTCGCATCTTCAGCCTCCTCTCCAAGAACAAAGAGCAGCTCCACATCGAGGACTACTCCGTCTCGCAGACCACTTTAGATCAA GTATTTGTCAATTTTGCCAAGGACCAAAGTGACGAGGACCACTTAAAAGACATTTCCATGAACAAAAACGATGCCATCGTGGACATTTCTCACCTGAACGCCTTCCTCATAGACGAGAAGGCCAAAGAGACGGTGGTGTGA